TTATAATCTCATTATTTTTGAGAATTTGAAAAATCTCTTTTGGAGCGACTGTGTGAAATATAGTTTTAGTTTTGAACTTAGTTCGTTTCTGTTGAATTAGTTTTTCGACGAACACATTTTTTTGACGACGAATCATAAGATTCAAATTATAGCCTTTAAGTATTAAGGCTTCAGTCATAAGTTCCCAATTTCCTATATGTCCGCTATAAATAATGACCCCCTTACCTTTTTTTTTAGCCCTCTCTAAATTTTCTAATCCTTTAATACGCACAAAGTTATTCACATTATCTTTATTAAGTCTGGGGAATAAGATAAATTCAATCAGGCTTTTGCTCATATTTCTAAAGGCATTAATCGCCAATCGCTTAATTTGCTTTTTATCATATTGGTCTTTAAATGCATGAGTGAGATTATCAATCGCCAGTTTTCTTCTTTTAGCATCCAAAATATAACCAATTTCCCCTAACCGATTAGCTAACCAATAATTTATCCGCCAGGGTAATGAAGTAATTAAATCAGATAATATCTTTACGGCGATAAATTCAAGGTAATGTTTTACTTGCATTTATTCAATTTAAACCCTTGTAATTATTTATGAACCCTTTTGACCAGTTACACAGAAGCCATTTCCAATATCTCTGGCACAATCTCTTCCTTGCCAATAGCCATGATATGGATGCCTGAACAGATATTTTCTTGTTTTATTTGTTTAATCTGTCTGGCGGCAATTTCTATGCCTTTTTGGAGTGCTTTACCTTTTTCTACGCTTGCCATTTCATCAATAAGTTCTTGAGGAACAGTAACGCCCGCAACATTGGCATTAAGATATTTTGCCATACCAACGCCAGTCAGGACTAAAATACCGGCTAATATCTTCACATCAAATTGTCTGGCATATTCCATAAATTTCTTAAGCATGTCCATATTATAAACGGCTTGCGTCTGGAAAAATTCTGCACCTGCTTTGATTTTTTTGCGGAATTTTAATAATTGGGAATCCATTCGGTCAGCCTCTGGGGTAGCAGTTGCTCCAATACAAAATTCTACTCCTCCATCAAGTTGTGTCCCGCCAAGGTCTTTACCCTGGGTTAAAGTTTTAACCGCAGAGATTAACTGCACTGAATCTAAATCAAAAACCTGTTTGGACCCTTTATGGTCACCAAGACTAATATGGTCTCCAGTTAAGCAAAGGACATTGTGAACACCCAGCACATAGGCGCTAAGCAAATCTGACTGCAATGCCATTCGATTTCGGTCACGGCAGGTCATTTGTAAAATTGGTTCACCACCATAATCCTTGATAATATGACAGGCGGCAAGAGAAGAAAGTCGCATTACCGATGATTGATTATCCGTAACATTCAACCCATGCACTTTGTCTCTCAACATCTCAATATGATGAACCATCTTCTCAATATTTGTTCCTTTTGGCGGCCCAATCTCCGAAGTAATGATAAATTCGCCTGATTTAAGGGCATCTTTAAATGGCTGTTTCATTATTTTCCCTCCTTAAGTCTGGTAAATGGTAACTGGTGAATGGTAATTAGTTATCAATTACCGATTTCCTGCTTTTTAATTTCGTGAAATTCTATTAATAGAAATTTCTTTCACTTTTGGTCATTTATAGTTTTGCTGTCTTTAATGACTTCATTAAAGTAGTTAATATATCTGAATTTTTTAGCTCATGATTGTTTCTTTGGACTACACATTTGCCCTTGTCGTTAATATAAGTTTGTGTATGTGTTGATATTGATTCAACATCTCCAAGCAATTTAAAGCCTCTGCAAATTTCTTCAATTATACGCATAATTATCAATTTTGTCAAGATTTTTCTACTGAAACCAGCAATTCTCGGTGAATTTTATGGAGTGCGGTGGCAAGCCACCGCTTTCAGAGTCCGTCTAAAGCAAGCGTTATCTACTGAAGAGAAACAAAGCGAAAGCAATCTTTCGCACTCCATAAAATAAAAATCTCAGCGAAAAATATTTTCCCTCATCCCCCTCAAAACCCCATTAAATCACGGTTCTTCCATTCACCGAGAATTGCTGTACTGAAACCTGTGATTCAGACACTGGACATCAGACACAAGGCTATAGACTCTATTTATGCAGGAAATTACTGACATTTGGGAAACCATCCTCAAAACTTCACTCCCTGAATTTTTCCCTACTCCTTAGCCTGGAAAGAAATTGCAGGACTCAGAGATATTCTCTCACATGAATATTTTGGAATAGATATAGATGAAGTGTGGAAAAATAGTTAATGATGACATTCCTGAATTAAAAACCCAAATCGAAAATATTAGACTGTTGGAGGAACTTTTTTAGAATCTGATAGAACCAATCCTTGATACTCAATGTTCAAGTTTTTTAAAGGTATAAAGATTTAACCGCAAAGAGCGCAAAGGAAGATTTCGCAAAGGACGCAAAGGAAGGGAAATAGGTCTATGAACGAAAACGAACTTTCAAATATCGTTATTGGTATGGCTATAAAAGTTCATGATGCATTAGGTCCTGGATTGCTTGAATCAGCTTATAAAGAATGTTTAGCATACAAAATTGCGGAACAAGGATTATTGGTTGAAAAAGAAAAAACATTACCATTGACATTTGAACAGGTTAAACTTGAATGTGGTTATAGAGTAGATTTGTTGGTTGAAAAGAAATTAATCATAGAAGTTAAATCTCTTGAGGCATTAACAGAGATACATTTAGCTCAGATATTAACTTATTTAAAATTGTCAAATTGTAAATTAGGATTGCTTATAAATTTCAATGTATTAAGACTCAAGGAAGGAATTAAAAGGGTGGTGAACAACCTATAATCTTTGCGTTCTTTGCGGTTAATTTCTTTGCGTTCTTTGCGGTTAAAAAAGGATAAACCACTTAATCTTAAAAAATTTGATAATTCACTACAAGTAGTTATCCGTCATTTAATTTTAAGTAAAGTTTTGACTAATAACTGCTATAGTTACAAAAAACTCAACCACGATTTGCGAAGACTTTTTCAAAAGTAAGTCTTTTAAAATCAAGAAGTTCTCATTTGCGAGGTAGCAAATGGATAGGTTTTTGGATTTAAAAATTGATGGATTTGCGAAAAAATACTTGACAGAGGTGGTAAAGTGGTGTATTATCTAATAAAAGGTAGGAAGAAGTTAATTTTTTTAAGATGGCTTTCTGACAATTTAACGATAGAGTTCAGGTGCGGCGGGGAGAATTACCACTAAAGTTTGATAGCCAGATAAAACTTTGAGAGACCACAAAACTCTGACCACGGCACAGTCCCCCGCCGTCAACTGCAACGCAGGGTTAGACAAAAGCTTTGATTCGCTGTCTTTTCCTTTTCCTCTGCCTCACCGAATTATTGTGCATTCCACATTCACGGTTTGACCCCCATCTCCCCCTAACTTTCTGATAGTCTCTCTATAATTTGAAAAAGCAATTTCCTATCAGTCAAAAATATAGCAATAAGAGTTATTACCCACAGTATCATAAAATATATTGCCGCAGCTTTCCAGTTGGTTAACTTCCTTTCTAACTTTCTGATAGTCTCTCTATAATTTAAACGAATATAATTGATATGTTCATTCATTTCGTCTTCATTCACTTCCTTTTTTGTCCAGGCAATCCAGTCATTTCTTTCTTTTTCTTCCTCTTTCCGCTTTTTTTCTTCTTCTTTAGCCCGTCTATATTCTTCACGCTTCCGCTCTTGCTTTCGCTCTCGCTCTAGCGTTTGCTCTGCAAGAGTATGAATGTGAACTTCATAACCCATTTGCTTCAAAGCCTGAATTCCCTCTAGGGTAATCCGCCAACCCGGTTTTGTCCCAAAGAAGTATTCCTCCACAAGTTTCTCACTCCAATGTTTAACTAATCTCTCTGCTTTCAATTTCTCAAAATCTGAAGAATAGATTCTCCCTTCTTCTATCAGGAATCCGCTTAATTCTGAATCTATTTCTTCACTTACTTTTACTTTTTCCATTTTATTTTCCGCCTTATTTCCCTGCCTGCCTGTTAAAGTTGTTTCAATCCTTGTTTTTAATGGAAGTTGGGTTGTTACTCGTTTTTTAACAAGAGATTATACAGTTCTGTATATCATTCCATTTGGGATGTTATCCAGAAAACGGATATTACCACATTCATAAACAAAACATCAGCACTATCAGATTTGAGATTATGTTAGCCACCCACCGGTACGAAAAACACACCAAACTAATACTCAATCACTGCGGCAATCGCTACGACAATTGATTTCATAACTACTGGGGAAATGATGCCCAGTTTCTGAACAAATCGTTGAGTATCAACACCACGTAGTTGTAAGGTGTCAACAGCTGATGTCTTTGTTAAGCCGTTTATGCTATCTGGCATCAGTTTAACATGCCAGACATTTTGTGCGAAGTAATCCTTCCACTCAGTTAGTGGAGCAACCAACCTAATGGGCAACATACCAACGGAATCAGAACTGACAACAACAACTGGACGAGTCTTTCGGATTTCCGCACCAATGGTTGGGTCGAGACTTACTAACCAAATCTCACCACGATTAATGCTCATAAATAAAATCTCCTGCTTGCCATTTTTGACGTTCGTTTGCTGTTTGCTCGTAGTGAGCTACCATCTTCTCAGCTTGTTGTGCCATAAGTTGACGTCGTTCATTCAAAGGAAGCTGCATAAAATCGATTTGAGATGACACATCTGTTTCTTTATCAGCCAATTCAAGCAACAAACTGTATGCACATTGAAGATTTGTTGTTGGGATTTGTTTAACTAATTTTTGAATCTTAGAGTAAGTAATCGTTTCCATGTTTATTTCTCCTTTCTGCTCTATATCTTATTTAGATTTTCTTACAAATAGGGTTGTTATGGGCTAACCTTAGATTATCCTGCCTATTGGCAGTTTTTATTTTACTGCATTATAAGTTAGGCTATTTATAGAGTAGCATAAATAAAATATTCTGTCAAGAAGAATTTTAATATCAAAATTAGAAAATACTGAAAAATAACATCCTAAGTATTATCCTGCCTATTAGCGGTTTTTATTTTACTGCATTATAAATTTTTTCGACCTGTGCAGGTAGAAAATTAAGGAAGCAGATTTTTAATAGTAAGCGGGTGGATTTAGTAAGCGGATTTAACGGATTTAGCGGAAAAAGAAATAAAAAAAATCCGCTCAATCCGTTTAATCCGCTTACAATAAAAAATGTAATCTGTTTAATCAATTATCCTTTTATTTCTAACTGCACAGGTGGAAACTTATTTACGGCTGTGGACTACGGTTGATGGAATGTATAGCGGTTATTAACTGGAAGTTTACATAGGATAATACCCATAAATAAGGCATGAGAATAATCGTTCCGTTAGGAACATAATATCGGTAGGAATAGATAGACAAATCAATCAGTTCCGTAGGAACGATATATTGGTAGAAAATTTATGGAAAGCCATTTACCGATATATTGTCCCTATGGGACATTATTTGTATTTCTAAGTAAAGTTTTGAATAATAACTGCTATAATTTCAGAGACCATTTAATTTTCTTCGTGTCCTTTGTGTTCTTCGTGGTGAATAGTTATCTCTATTTTACTCCGTGTTCGTAGACCAAAATCGTGGCTAACCCTATCATCTGAAAGCCCAGGCTGATAATGTTCAACAAAGTAACCTGTGATTACTTCGTTATCCCCTTCTTCGATAAAAAAGCAAGCAAAACCTACTACTTTGACCATTGAAGGGATAGGTTTAAAAATTTCGACAACCGGTATTTTTAATAATTTAGGACATTGTGCTGAGAAATTATTTATACGACAATCACTTTTACAAGCACCAGTAAAAAGGCTGACTAATTCTTCCAATTCATTCTCTTTTAGTTCACGCAGGTTAAAGATATTACCTACTTTAAGTGTTTTAGAAAATGCAGACCCAAAATCCAGCCCGACTAATTTTTCTTCCAACAAATTCGTTTCTGGCTGTCTGGCAAGTTTATACAAAAAACCAAAGTTTAACCCCGAAGGTCGAATAATTCCCAGAGAAATAGTTTCTAATTCAGTAATAGGGCAAATCGTTCTTAAAATCTCTGCCTGTTTTTGGAGAAATAATGTAATTGTTTTCTTACCAACAAGCCAGGCAAAATAAGTATTGATGGATAAGGATTTATTAATGGTTATCTTATTTAGGGAGGGACTGATAATTATTTCCTCATCATTTAACAAAATACCATAATTTTTTGCCATTTGTTTTATCTTTTTATTAGTCGCCCGGGGTGTATCGATTAAAATAGCCCCTTCTTTAATTATCTCCTCCAAATATCCTTCTACTCTGTTTTTTATCAAATGTAGCCGGATGACATCCGTAATTAATCCGACTAAAAAAAGACCCAGGATAATGGCAACTATTATTAAAATCTTATTTAACATCATACCTTACTCACCTTCATCTTCCTCAGGTTGAAGCCCATAGGTTACATTTGGAATTAAAGGTATTTCTTTTTTATCCGAGAGAGATTCAATGTGTTGCGACCTATCTTTAGTTAATACCGCTTGTAATTCTGAGAACTCTTTAGCCAATTTATACCCTATTTTGCCTTTTTTCACCAGGGTATCAGGCAATACCCTTCCCTCTTCACACCAGAGTTTAAGTTCCTTTAGCTCTATTGGACCATATTCCTTATCGACGAAAATATACCATTTATCCTCAATAACTTCTTTATTATCAAAGGATTTACTACATCCTGAAGAAATTACGATAGAGAGAATAATTAACCATCTCATAATAACCTCCAGAAAAGTAACCAGTAGGCAGTCAAGTTAATAGGACGCAGATTTTCGCAGATTATCAGGATAATAAAAACTAAAATGATACTATAAAGACACAAAGATTAATTACTCGGTAGTGTTAAATAACTAAAAGTTTAATTGTATCCTGGTAACTAAAAAATCTTGAAAATCTGCGTTTATCTGCGTTCCCATTATTCCATTTTAATTGCCTGAATACAGAAATCACAGCCACCAAAATATAAAATCTGATTATGAATTGTCGGCGTTGAACGAAGGTTATTTTTAATGTAATATTTTTGCAGGATAGTGCCATCCAGCGAACTTAAGGCAAATAAACATCCTTTATCCTGACCAGATTTGACTCCATAATAAATTATCCCATCTGAGATAACCGGGGAAGATTCTATTTTAACTCCTAAATTTCGTCTCCATTTCAGTTCAACTTCATTATTATCTTCTTTTAAGCAAATTGCAACACCTTCTCCAGTGCCAAAGTGGATAAGTTTTTCTCCGTTAAAAGTTACTTGAATTACTGGCGAAGAAAGAATATCAAAATGGCTAATATTTATCTCTGATGTATCATAAGCCCAGGATAATTCCTCAGATTGAATATCTACCGCATAGATATAATATTTTCCAGCGGTGAAATATACCTTGTTGGCAAATATAGTTGGTTTGCATCTAATTGGTTCTAAAGAGCCTGTCCAGGGATATGCCCATTTTAATTCCAATTTTCCTGATCTGAGTATCTTAAGTGCCCTTAATTTACCGTCATTTGAGCCAAAGTAAATAATTTCATCTTTAATCAATGGTGATGAAATAATCGAGCCAGAAGTAGAATAATTATCAATTATCTTACCGCTGTCAATATTTATGGCATAAAGTTTTCCCTCCACACTGCCTACATAACAAGTATCTTTGAAAATCACTGGAGAAGAATTACACCAGATATAATCTTCTCGACCATAGCCATCGCTAATCAAGGTAGGCGAAAGCCCTTGCGGAGAACCAGTCATAGTATCTAATCTATAAAGATAGGTAAATCTCTGTGGATTGTTTTCAGCATTAACTACAGTGAAGTAAAGGCAATTATTACTTATTACGGGATTAGATTGAATACAACAGCCACCTCGATTAAGTTTATAATTTTCATATTCTACTGCCACGCCATTTTTATCATAGAGGATGCCGGAAGATGTATCGAAACTCCACAATCTTCTGCCCGTCGTTATATCAAGTGCATACATAAATCCTGAAGTCACTCCGCAATATAAAATATCCTCCTGGATAACAGGCGAAGAATGAATATGAGACCTGGTATCAAATTCCCATATTTTTTGCATAGGTTGATGATAGGCGACAGCCCGTGTATTTATCTTTTGGTGACTAAAACCGAATATTACCCCAGAGATAAGCCTTATTTTTTTAGTTAAAAGGATTTCTATCTTCAAATCTTCTGTTTTAATCAAAATATTATCTATCTCAAAACCACTTTTTTTAATAAAATCATTTACAATCAAATTTACCCTGGAAATTCCTTCTAAAAGATAAAAAGCACCTTTAGAGGCTGACTGCTCACAGATTGTTATCATTCCTGATTTCAATTGATAGATTCTTTTTAAATCAATATTCAGGAGTATAATTTCCATCAAGAAAAATAAAATTAAAGATGATAGAGATAGTGCCTGGATAAAAATATTATCTTTTTTTGCCAACGATATATTCTTCACTCTTCTACCCTCTAATATCTATTTTAATAAAATATATCATTTAAGTCAATAAAAAAGGTTGACAATTTTTAAAAAATAATGTATTATATAATTACTTGAATTTTAAAAATTTCGGGTAGTGTTCGATTAAGTGTTAGGAGATAAACAAAATGTATATAAATAAAACCATTACAGGAAAAAAATATAAAAATATTTATCAAATCAAATTTCCCACCTTTGTTTCTTCCTGGGGTTTGACATAAAAACACACTTCAATAGAACATCACCCATTTTAAGGGGGTGTAAAGATAGTGGAGCAAGGTAATATTATCTTACCTGTCCTTATTACAGGGCTTCTGTGTGCTATTTTGGGTTATCTGGGTCGTAAATATCTCGAAAAGGTTAAAACCTCTTCGGCTGAAGAAATAAGTAGACAGATACTTGCTGAGGCAGAAGAAGATGCGCAAAGAGTAAAAAAAGAAGCACTTCTTGAAGCAAAAGATGAGTTGTATAAGGAAAAGACTGAATTTGAACGGGAAACTCGAAACAGACGACTTGAACTTGAAAAATTAGAGACAAGACTTAGACAGAAAGAAGAAAGTTTAGAACAAAAATTGGGTAAATTAGAGAGAAAAGAAAAAGAAAACCAAAATCTACAAGATATACTTCAGCAGGAAAAAAAGGAAATAGAAAGGTTAAAATCAAACCAGATTAAACAATTAGAAAGTATTTCAGGATTAACTTGTGATGAAGCCAAAAAGATGTTGATTCAAAGTATTGAAAGCGAGATTAGACATGAAGCGAATAAAATGATAAAAGAGATAGAGGATGATGCAAAGAACACTGCGGAAAAGAAGGCTAAATGGATAATTTCTCAGGCTATTCAAAGATGCGCGGCTGAACAGGTAGTTGAAACTACAGTCTCTGTAGTTGCATTACCAAGTGATGAAATGAAAGGAAGAATAATTGGTCGCGAAGGACGGAATATAAGAACCATTGAGAATTTGACTGGTGTGGATTTGATTATTGATGATACGCCAGAAGCAGTTATACTCTCGGGCTTTGACCCCATAAAAAGGGAGATTGCTAAAATTTCATTAGAACGATTGATTACAGATGGAAGGATTCATCCCGCAAGAATTGAAGAGGTAATTGCAAAAGTAGAAAAGGATGTAGAACAATCACTAAAAGAGGAAGGCGAGAAGGCTACTTTTGATCTCGGTGTTCATGGATTTAACAAGGAAATGCTGTATTTACTGGGTAAATTGAAATTCCGTACCAGTTTTGGTCAAAATGTCTTACAACACAGTATCGAAGTTGCTCAATTAGCCGCTCTTATGGCCGCAGAACTAAATGTAGATGTCCCTTTAGTTAAACGAGCCGGATTACTCCATGACCTTGGCAAATCAATCGATTCTACCGTAGAAGGTTCACATGCTTCTATTGGCGCCGATTTATGCCGTAAATATGGTGAATCACCTGAAATAATACACGCTATCGCCGCTCATCATGGAGAGGTTGAACCAAAAACCGTAGAAGCAGTCTTAATTCAAGCCGCAGATGCTGTCTCGGCCGCAAGACCTGGTGTCCGAAAAGAAAGCCTGGAAAATTATATCCGCCGATTAGAAAAATTAGAACAAATTGCTACTTCTTTTCGTGGTGTAGAAAAATCTTACGCAATCCAGGCTGGTAGAGAACTACGGGTTATCGTCTCATCTAACGAAATAGATGAAGCAGAATTATTTGCTCTGGGAAGAGAAATTGCTAAAAAGATTGAAGAAGAATTAGAATATCCAGGTCAGGTTAAAGTAACCATAATTAGAGAAACCCGTGAAGTAGTTTATGCAAAATAAAAAGTAATCGGTGACGAAAAAACCTTTTACCGATTACCTGAAGGAGGGGACAGAATATATCTTGAGAGTTTTAGTTATAGGTGATATTGTCGGAAAAAAAGGAAGACAGGTAATTAAGGCATTATTACCTAAGATTAAACAAGAATATCAAATTGACCTCTGTGTAGCCAATGGTGAAAATCTTGCTGGCGGATTTGGATTAACTCAAAAAACAGCAAATGAAGTCTTTACTGCGGGCGTAGATGTTCTAACCAGTGGTAACCATGTCTGGAGTAAAAAAGAAGTCTATGAAATAATAGAAAATGAAAATATCTTAAGACCCCTTAATTATCCCACTGGAGTTCCCGGAAGAGGATATAATCTTTATAAAGTCCAAAATGACTTGTTATGTGTGATAAATTTAGCCGGAAGAGTTTTCATTGATGAATTAGATTGTCCATTCCGGGTCGTCCTACCTGAAATTACTAAAATAAGAGAAAAGACAAAAAACATAATTGTAGATATGCACGCTGAGGCTACTTCGGAAAAAGTAGCTATGGGCTGGTATTTAGACGGAAGGGTAAGTGCAGTCATTGGCACACATACCCATGTTCAAACCGCAGATGAAAGAATATTGCCTGAAGGAACCGCATATATTACTGATGCCGGAATGACTGGTCCTCGAGACTCAATTATTGGTATAAAAAAGGAAATAGTTTTAAAAAAATTCCTGACTCAAATACCATTAAGATTCGAAGTGGCTAAAGGTATAGGTCAAATTGGCGGCGTAATCGTTGAAATTGATACCTCTACGGGCAAAGCAAAAAGTATTATCAGAATACAACAATTTCTTGAGGAAGAAAATTAAATGTAAGCGTTCAGCCACAGAGGCACAGACTTCACAGAGAATTAAGGAAATTAGCCACAAATGGATACGAATTAACCTCTGACATCCCATAAATGTAGTGCGAACCTTTAAGTTCGCCTTTTGGCTTGCCAGAAGCGAATCTAACGCCTCGCACTACAAATCTTTTTGTATTTGTGTTCATTCGTGGTTATATATTCCCTCTGTGTTCTCTGTGACTCTGTGGCTATATCCTGAACGGTTACAATTAAATTATTAGTCATTAGTATTTAGTAAGGCGTCAGTGATTTGGGGGGATGAACATTAACCTCCGGAGGACAGAGCAATGAAAATAGTAGGCAAGTAGGTAGTAGGTAAGTAGGAAAGGGATAAAGGATGTGCACGGTATTCCTCTTCTGGGGGCAATGTCTCCCCCTTTCCTACTTTCCTACTCTCCTACTTCCTACTTTCCAGGGGAATCCCTCATTTCAGTGACGCATTACAGTATTTATTAAATTTTTCTTGACAGTTAGATTAGATTATTGTAAAATAATAAACTGGAGGGAAAAAAGATTTGCCTACAGAAATAGATTATAACAGGATAAAAGAGATTGTCAAAGAAGTCTTAAGTGAAGAATTGTCATTAAAAGAGGCAGAAATCGAATTTGGGGAAAAATGGACAGGTGGAGAATTAATCATACGACCTAAAAATACAAACCTTGCACCAAAACATATCCCTTTAGAAGTATTTTTTCACAAAATAGTTATGATTCGCGACCGACTGAGAGTCCTGGAACAAAAAATTAACTCAAACACTAAATTCACCGATGAAGAAAAGCTAGAAATGCAACAATATATTACTCGTATTTATGGTAGTTTGACGACTTTTAATCTGTTGTTTAAACGCAAATCAAGTTATTTTGTCGGAGAGGGAGGAAAATGAATAAGCGTTCAGGTAAATAGTTACCAATTACCAAATAGGGTTCTGCAAAATAGGATTTGGGAGAGACAACAAATAAATATCAAATATTAAATATCAAAATGCAAAATTACAAATCAAATTTCAAAAAGGAAGTAGCAGGGTTTCTCAAAGAGTTGGAGGAATTTGGTAATATCTTTGCTTCAAGTATTTTAACGCTGAAAGGAAAGAGATAATTTTACTGAACTTTGGCAAAGATAGTTGATAGTTGATAGTTTATAGTTGATAGTAGATAGTTGAAGGACTATAGACTATAAACTATAAACCATAAACTATAAACTATACACTATACACTATAAACTATAAACGAGTTTTGCATTTTGCTCTTTGGAGGAAATTGATAAAAATAGAGGTTTTAAATACCCGCTTAAAAACTACAGTTTCTTAGTTTTGCAGAACTCTAACCAATTACCAAAAAAGAGGAGGGAAAAATAATGGGGCAAAAAAGTAAGGTGAAGAAAAAGGCACAAAAATCTATCGAAGAAAAGCGTAAAGAGAAAAAGGAAAAGAAAGATAAGAAAAAATAAGATGTGTCCGTAAGTGAAATCAGGTAATCGGTTATCGGTAATCAGGTAATCAGTAGCTCAGATAAGGTGTTAAAAAACCGCTTACCGATAACTGATTACTGGTATAGCGTTCTATAAGTAGATATAACAATATAAAGTTTTTGGTAACCGTTGAGGTAATCCTTTACCGCAGAGACGCAGAGAAACAGAGAGGAAGATATCTTTTTTTTTCGCGTTTTTCGGTGTTTAAAAAGACTGAAAGTAAGTATTAAAAGATTAATAAACAACGAAAGACCTGAAATGCACACAAAAAAGGAAATTTCTGTCTCTGGTGAATAGATTTTAATTTTTTCTCTGTGTCTGTGCGTCTGTGCGGTGAAAAAAAGGAAAACTATTCACATGAAAAAGATTCTTAAATATTTAACAGTAGGTATTATTTTAGGTATAAATATAGGGGTTTATGCGGCTGATTTGTATGTGCCAGGGTCATATACAACTATCCAGTCTGCAGTAAATACCGCAACAACTGGGGATACCATTTATGTTGGAACTGGAACTTACAATGAGGCACTCTATATCAACAAAAGTATTGCCCTGGTTGGAGCAGGAGCGGATGTTTGTACAATTACCACAACTGGGCTGGGATATGTAAATGTAGTAACCTTTGACGGTACGGGTGGAACAATAACAGGCTTCACCATCAGAGAAACATATATGTATGGAATATATTGCATAAATAATGCAAATCCTGTAATCACCAACAACACAATATCAGGAAATAATTATGATGGTATTTTCTGTTTCGATTCTTCTCCAACCATTACCAACAACATAATCTCAGGAAATCGTTATAAGGGTATCTATTGCGATTCTTCC
This window of the bacterium genome carries:
- a CDS encoding lysophospholipid acyltransferase family protein; amino-acid sequence: MQVKHYLEFIAVKILSDLITSLPWRINYWLANRLGEIGYILDAKRRKLAIDNLTHAFKDQYDKKQIKRLAINAFRNMSKSLIEFILFPRLNKDNVNNFVRIKGLENLERAKKKGKGVIIYSGHIGNWELMTEALILKGYNLNLMIRRQKNVFVEKLIQQKRTKFKTKTIFHTVAPKEIFQILKNNEIITIIGDQDGGKGGVFVDFFGRPASTPPGPVVFAMRTGAELIPIFDIRIKNNQHQIIIEPPCQLTTTPNIKTAIVENTQRLTKRLESYIHQYPDQWLWFHNRWATKPDN
- a CDS encoding methylenetetrahydrofolate reductase; the protein is MKQPFKDALKSGEFIITSEIGPPKGTNIEKMVHHIEMLRDKVHGLNVTDNQSSVMRLSSLAACHIIKDYGGEPILQMTCRDRNRMALQSDLLSAYVLGVHNVLCLTGDHISLGDHKGSKQVFDLDSVQLISAVKTLTQGKDLGGTQLDGGVEFCIGATATPEADRMDSQLLKFRKKIKAGAEFFQTQAVYNMDMLKKFMEYARQFDVKILAGILVLTGVGMAKYLNANVAGVTVPQELIDEMASVEKGKALQKGIEIAARQIKQIKQENICSGIHIMAIGKEEIVPEILEMASV
- a CDS encoding GxxExxY protein — encoded protein: MNENELSNIVIGMAIKVHDALGPGLLESAYKECLAYKIAEQGLLVEKEKTLPLTFEQVKLECGYRVDLLVEKKLIIEVKSLEALTEIHLAQILTYLKLSNCKLGLLINFNVLRLKEGIKRVVNNL
- a CDS encoding type II toxin-antitoxin system PemK/MazF family toxin translates to MSINRGEIWLVSLDPTIGAEIRKTRPVVVVSSDSVGMLPIRLVAPLTEWKDYFAQNVWHVKLMPDSINGLTKTSAVDTLQLRGVDTQRFVQKLGIISPVVMKSIVVAIAAVIEY
- a CDS encoding PQQ-binding-like beta-propeller repeat protein is translated as MKNISLAKKDNIFIQALSLSSLILFFLMEIILLNIDLKRIYQLKSGMITICEQSASKGAFYLLEGISRVNLIVNDFIKKSGFEIDNILIKTEDLKIEILLTKKIRLISGVIFGFSHQKINTRAVAYHQPMQKIWEFDTRSHIHSSPVIQEDILYCGVTSGFMYALDITTGRRLWSFDTSSGILYDKNGVAVEYENYKLNRGGCCIQSNPVISNNCLYFTVVNAENNPQRFTYLYRLDTMTGSPQGLSPTLISDGYGREDYIWCNSSPVIFKDTCYVGSVEGKLYAINIDSGKIIDNYSTSGSIISSPLIKDEIIYFGSNDGKLRALKILRSGKLELKWAYPWTGSLEPIRCKPTIFANKVYFTAGKYYIYAVDIQSEELSWAYDTSEINISHFDILSSPVIQVTFNGEKLIHFGTGEGVAICLKEDNNEVELKWRRNLGVKIESSPVISDGIIYYGVKSGQDKGCLFALSSLDGTILQKYYIKNNLRSTPTIHNQILYFGGCDFCIQAIKME
- the rny gene encoding ribonuclease Y, yielding MEQGNIILPVLITGLLCAILGYLGRKYLEKVKTSSAEEISRQILAEAEEDAQRVKKEALLEAKDELYKEKTEFERETRNRRLELEKLETRLRQKEESLEQKLGKLERKEKENQNLQDILQQEKKEIERLKSNQIKQLESISGLTCDEAKKMLIQSIESEIRHEANKMIKEIEDDAKNTAEKKAKWIISQAIQRCAAEQVVETTVSVVALPSDEMKGRIIGREGRNIRTIENLTGVDLIIDDTPEAVILSGFDPIKREIAKISLERLITDGRIHPARIEEVIAKVEKDVEQSLKEEGEKATFDLGVHGFNKEMLYLLGKLKFRTSFGQNVLQHSIEVAQLAALMAAELNVDVPLVKRAGLLHDLGKSIDSTVEGSHASIGADLCRKYGESPEIIHAIAAHHGEVEPKTVEAVLIQAADAVSAARPGVRKESLENYIRRLEKLEQIATSFRGVEKSYAIQAGRELRVIVSSNEIDEAELFALGREIAKKIEEELEYPGQVKVTIIRETREVVYAK
- a CDS encoding TIGR00282 family metallophosphoesterase codes for the protein MRVLVIGDIVGKKGRQVIKALLPKIKQEYQIDLCVANGENLAGGFGLTQKTANEVFTAGVDVLTSGNHVWSKKEVYEIIENENILRPLNYPTGVPGRGYNLYKVQNDLLCVINLAGRVFIDELDCPFRVVLPEITKIREKTKNIIVDMHAEATSEKVAMGWYLDGRVSAVIGTHTHVQTADERILPEGTAYITDAGMTGPRDSIIGIKKEIVLKKFLTQIPLRFEVAKGIGQIGGVIVEIDTSTGKAKSIIRIQQFLEEEN